The genomic stretch TTTGAGCCAGCACCCGTGCACATACAGGGTACATAGGCGGCGGCACGTGAtgcggcccggccccgcggagAGGCGCGGAGCGTTGCGCGGGGCCCCGCGGCCTCCCCGGACCCACCGCTACCTGGCCGCCGTTTTGGGGAGGGGGTAAATGGGGGGGTTTCGGTTACGTCAGAAAGAGGAAACGCCAGGAATTGCCCTTCCCGCAGCCCCGGGAAACGGCCGCGGGCAGGAGAGCGGCTCCAGCCGGAGCAGGTGCCTGCGGCCGGCCGGGAAGCACCGCTGCTCCGGGCACCCAGCCCGCCCGTTCTCCGCTGCGTAAAATGTGGGGTGACGTGGGACCCCTATCTCCAATGCCCCTCCGTGTCAGCACCAACACTGCCCTTCCCCGCGGCGACTCGGCCCTCCGCGGCCGGGAGCGCCTGGGGCCGGGGTAGCAGGCACCGGCTGCGGCAGAGCCGCCCTCCTTGTGGCGCTTGGCTGAGGCCCCAGCAGTCCAGCAAAACCAGAACTGTGACCagggtatttttatttattttctgtaaattaatttttagacAGCTGCATCAATCCTGGAAAAGTGGCTTTTTCTTCCCAGCCCGTAAAATCCTTAAATTTCCCGTCTGCCTCAGCACACGTCCCGAAGTGCTCGTTCCCTGCCGggcaaaataaaccccaaaaacaaaaccaaacaagaataccatggggaaaaaaaaaaaaaaaaaaaaaaaaagcaacaaaccgaaaccaaccaaccaaacaagcaaacatCAAAAAGCAGACGAAGAAACATGGTACGAGTTCAGCTGTTAGCTGGAGCTGATCTGCTTCatattccaaaaaaaccccaaacccagcaaaGGAACAAACCAGAGAGAGGCTTCGGCCGTAAGACCAACTCGCCCCGGCAGTGCCTCCTGCCTTTACTGctatttattgttattattattactgtagTGTTTTATTCCTCAAAACCAAAAGGTTCGATTCCGGGGAGCCTTCACCCGGCTCGCCATCTCGCCGCTCTGCCCAACGCCGCCGCGGgagaatagaaaacaaaaaggaaaaagaggggaaaaagcgCGCGGatttgggggagggggtgtTTATTATTGCTGGGGTAACAGGAAAGCGGCCGATGCCCAATTCCCCCGCCACCCGTGGGGGACACGGCGTGGCTGGAAGTTGTTATTTACGGGGCTAGTAGGGGGTCGGGGGGGGGGTCGGGTGCCGGTTCACGCGCGTGGGCGCGGCGCGGTGCCCCCGCCCCGTCGCGGCGGAGGagccgctgccgctgctgctgctgccgccgcccgccccgtcccgcccgGTGCCGTCCGCCCCGTCCGGTCCCCACGCGGTATTTATGGCGGCGGCCCGGCGGGCGCCCATTGGGCGCGGTGCGGGGTGtcagcggcggcggcgccgcgccATTGGCCGCCCCCACGTGCGGGGCCACCTCACGTGCTTCCGGTGCGAGTGAAAAAAGTGTGGCTGAGGGATTTTTTAGGGAGAGTTTGGTGCACGGACCGGCGCTGTCAGAgatttggcctttttttttttttttttttttttttaaaaaggggaaaaaaaaaaaaaaaaagaattaaaaaaagatcCCTAAGCGGGCGCGGGCGGCGCAGCACCGGGCTGGCGGGGACGGGCTCCGGCAGCCCGCGGCGTGGGCAGAGCGGAGCGTGACAGCGGGGCagcccggagccgccgcggcggcggcagcggggagATGGGCAGATCGTGAcgggtttttggggggagggtTTTTTAGGGGGGGCCGTGGTGCTGCCGCACACctttttgggtttgatttttttttagttttttttttttttttttttttttttttttcttttggtggtGGAAATATAAGCTGATCgggagaagggggagagaaGCCCTCGAGTATCTCTCAGGTTTTGGATCCATCCgtgagagggagagaaaaaaaaatctcagctccagcccaACAAGtggattttaatatttttcttttttttcttcttcttcttttttttttcttttttcctttttttttttttttaaatttttcctcccccttttccaCCCCGCCACCCACCGTCAAAGTGGGGTGGCCGTAAAGTGGGTGGGTGGGGGGGAAAAGAGGCAGCGATCTCCGTGGCGGGGACTGAGCATGGAAGAGCCGCCGGAAGGGCACGGCCACCGAGACGCGGCGCCCGGCCCGGCgagcagcggcagcggcagcgatgGCGAGAGCGTgcccgtgtcccccagccccgcgcccgccTCCCCCGCCGCGccctgccccctgcccctgccccgccgccgccacccgccgcccccgccgccgcccccgccgccgccgccccacCGCACCACCAACTTTTTCATCGACAACATCCTGAGGCCGGACTTCGGCTGCAAGAAGGAGCCGTCCGCGCCGGCcggcggcggaggaggaggaggcagccgGGAGCGGGACGGAGACCGGGGGCAGAGCTCAGGTAGAGAAAACGTCAACCCGCTGCTGGCCCGGCCGCCCAACCCGCCCGCCCTCCTGTGCCCGGACTCGAACTGCCGTCCCGACGgctccgcgccgccgccgccgcccgccgccgccgccaaaGCCAGTCCCgccgcggcggcagcggcggcggcggcgtcgGGGGCGGCCAAGCCCCCGACCGATGGGGGCGAGACTCACCCGGCGAAGTACGGGGAGCACGG from Corvus hawaiiensis isolate bCorHaw1 chromosome 7, bCorHaw1.pri.cur, whole genome shotgun sequence encodes the following:
- the EN1 gene encoding homeobox protein engrailed-1 isoform X2, producing MEEPPEGHGHRDAAPGPASSGSGSDGESVPVSPSPAPASPAAPCPLPLPRRRHPPPPPPPPPPPPHRTTNFFIDNILRPDFGCKKEPSAPAGGGGGGGSRERDGDRGQSSGRENVNPLLARPPNPPALLCPDSNCRPDGSAPPPPPAAAAKASPAAAAAAAAASGAAKPPTDGGETHPAKYGEHGSPAILLMGSNNGGPVIKPDSQQPLVWPAWVYCTRYSDRPSSGVPRSHAATCGPELGGFYKGRSSAAERKGSERKFVIKLELELDPNLWSRRGHPAMGRGYRKPKDEGSALMC
- the EN1 gene encoding homeobox protein engrailed-1 isoform X1 translates to MEEPPEGHGHRDAAPGPASSGSGSDGESVPVSPSPAPASPAAPCPLPLPRRRHPPPPPPPPPPPPHRTTNFFIDNILRPDFGCKKEPSAPAGGGGGGGSRERDGDRGQSSGRENVNPLLARPPNPPALLCPDSNCRPDGSAPPPPPAAAAKASPAAAAAAAAASGAAKPPTDGGETHPAKYGEHGSPAILLMGSNNGGPVIKPDSQQPLVWPAWVYCTRYSDRPSSGPRTRKLKKKKTEKEDKRPRTAFTAEQLQRLKAEFQANRYITEQRRQSLAQELSLNESQIKIWFQNKRAKIKKATGIKNGLALHLMAQGLYNHSTTTVQDKEESE